From Solanum lycopersicum chromosome 8, SLM_r2.1, the proteins below share one genomic window:
- the LOC101261542 gene encoding GCN5-related N-acetyltransferase 8-like: protein MAEYHGLSQIFTTTEASLYNNLFKSQNPPFHSPTALILEISPNPFPHTTTTTTNFVPIIKNNYNFNTLETLDHELESYRSKIIGHDDVYVAGHVLVYPSYNGFFEKPGLFLDQMFVRKCYRGMKFGKLLFSTVAMQAEKMGMGMVDWLVADWNEETINFYEKMGAHYIPDYRLCKLYGDQLQAFGKKSDYEPRIYRE, encoded by the coding sequence ATGGCAGAATACCATGGCTTATCACAAATATTCACTACCACAGAAGCATCACTTTACAACAACTTATTCAAATCACAAAATCCACCTTTTCACTCTCCAACAGCCCTAATCTTAGAAATATCTCCCAACCCTTTCCCtcatactactactactactacaaATTTCGTCCCTATAATCAAAAACAATTACAATTTTAATACGTTAGAAACATTGGACCATGAACTCGAGAGTTATAGGTCAAAAATTATTGGTCATGATGATGTTTATGTAGCGGGACATGTACTTGTTTATCCTAGCTACAATGGTTTTTTTGAGAAACCTGGATTGTTTTTAGACCAAATGTTTGTGAGGAAGTGTTATAGAGGGATGAAGTTTGGTAAATTGTTGTTTTCCACTGTTGCAATGCAAGCTGAGAAAATGGGGATGGGGATGGTGGATTGGCTTGTGGCTGATTGGAATGAAGAAACTATTAATTTCTATGAGAAAATGGGAGCTCATTATATTCCTGACTATAGGCTTTGTAAATTATATGGTGATCAACTTCAAGCATTTGGTAAGAAATCTGATTATGAGCCGAGGATTTATCGGGAATAA